A region from the Acanthopagrus latus isolate v.2019 chromosome 8, fAcaLat1.1, whole genome shotgun sequence genome encodes:
- the hdac10 gene encoding polyamine deacetylase HDAC10: MKMGTALIYDEEMTNYKLLWVDPACKIEVPERLTVSHEALVKSGLAERCVSVPVREATEADILLVHGEEYLEAVKKTPFMTLEDLKEFTLQYGDVYFHPNIYHCAKLAAGATLQLVDSVMTGKVRNGMALVRPPGHHSMRSAANGFCVFNNVAIAARYAKQKHGAKRVLIVDWDVHHGQGVQYCFEDDPSVLYFSWHRYEHQKFWPNLKESDYDSVGKGKGAGFNVNVPWNKVGMKNSDYLSVFCHVLLPVAYEFCPDLVLVCAGFDSAIGDPEGEMCASPDIFAHLTHLLMNLAGGKLCAVLEGGYNLTSLPQSVCQTVQTLLGDPAPLPVNLDGPCQSALESLHCVRSAHRPYWSCLKHAAELPNSDISTKRIKLAEEEEKTEKEIEEKSVEAKVWPEPPKRVAPPVRTAAILPNGVACPDGCKCFRSSEDPDPVIVNKLRESFLKDADDSDALTTLSSLTALIEQMEKNEICNGLALVRDVSMVMDCVVQQAAAALKRVLVVCVGDVVVPCPSKEDGKTLLVQFSNKASVEQQRKYHVPVCLKKGCSDVSGFIQAALGLLLPLGYEYDPSLVLLVRAPDSGLSDSAWQHLTGLLQGLAQGHTLVLMQEGEKACVAPTVSSLLGDAAPCLGQLHTSVPEDAETLDRLRQTLQVDWKLLQTTGPQTGGGEER; this comes from the exons ATGAAGATGGGAACAGCTCTGATTTATGATGAGGAGATGACCAATTACAAGCTGCTCTGGGTTGA cccTGCATGTAAAATCGAGGTCCCAGAGCGTCTGACAGTGAGTCATGAAGCTCTCGTCAAAAGTGGCCTGGCTGAACGCTGTGTCTCCGTTCCTGTCCGCGAGGCGACAGAGGCAGACATTTTGCTAGTTCACGG TGAAGAGTACTTGGAGGCAGTGAAGAAGACTCCCTTCATGACTCTGGAGGACCTGAAGGAGTTTACCCTGCAATATGGTGATGTCTACTTCCACCCA AACATCTATCACTGTGCAAAGCTGGCTGCAGGGGCCACACTGCAACTAGTGGACAGTGTTATGACGGGGAAGGTGAGGAACGGCATGGCTCTGGTCAG ACCTCCAGGACACCACAGTATGCGCAGTGCTGCCAACGGATTCTGTGTGTTCAATAACGTGGCCATAGCAGCTCGATACGCAAAGCAAAAACATGGGGCGAAAAG ggtGTTGATAGTTGACTGGGATGTACATCACGGTCAGGGCGTGCAGTACTGTTTTGAAGATGATCCAAG TGTGCTTTACTTCTCATGGCACCGCTACGAACATCAGAAATTCTGGCCCAACCTTAAAGAATCAGACTACGACAGCGTTGGCAAAGGGAAAGGGGCGGGATTCAATGTAAATGTGCCCTGGAACAAG GTGGGAATGAAGAACAGTGACTATCTTTCGGTCTTCTGTCACGTCCTTCTGCCAGTCGCATATGAG TTTTGCCCAGACTTGGTCCTGGTGTGCGCAGGTTTTGACTCAGCCATCGGTGACCCAGAG GGTGAAATGTGTGCCAGCCCAGACATCTTTGCTCATCTCACTCATCTCCTGATGAACCTTGCAGGAGGGAAACTGTGTGCTGTGCTGGAG GGAGGATACAACTTGACCTCTCTCCcacagtcagtgtgtcagaCGGTTCAAACTTTACTTGGAGATCCTGCACCTCTACCTGTAAACCTCGATGGTCCCTGTCAAAG cgCACTCGAGTCTCTTCACTGTGTTCGATCAGCTCATAGGCCGTACTGGTCCTGCCTCAAACATGCAG CTGAGCTACCAAACTCTGATATCAGCACAAAGCGCATTAAATTagcggaagaagaagaaaagacggAAAAGGAAATAGAGGAGAAGAGCGTTGAAGCAAAGGTGTGGCCAGAGCCGCCAAAACGTGTCGCTCCTCCAGTCCGCACTGCAGCAATCCTCCCTAATGGTGTGGCTTGTCCGGATGGATGTAAATGCTTCAGGTCATCAGAGGACCCCGACCCGGTCATCGTCAACAAACTCAG GGAGAGTTTCCTCAAAGATGCAGATGACAGTGATGCTCTCACGACCCTCTCCAGTCTTACTGCCCTCATAGAGCAAATGGAGAAGAACGAG ATCTGCAATGGCTTGGCGCTGGTCCGTGACGTCTCCATGGTGATGGACTGTGTTGTCCAGCAGGCTGCAGCGGCTCTCAAACG ggttttggttgtgtgtgttggagacGTGGTGGTCCCGTGTCCCAGCAAAGAAGATGG GAAAACACTCCTGGTACAGTTCAGCAACAAAGCGTCGGTGGAACAGcaaagaaaatatcatgttcCTGTTTGTCTCAAGAAG GGCTGCAGTGATGTTTCAGGGTTCATTCAGGCTGCATTGGGCCTCCTTCTGCCTCTGGGGTACGAGTATGACCCCAGTCTGGTTCTGCTGGTTCGGGCCCCAGACAGTGGACTGAGTGACAGTGCGTGGCAACATCTAACAGGCCTGCTGCAGGGCCTGGCACAGGGACACACACTGGTGCTCATGCAG GAGGGTGAGAAGGCTTGCGTGGCCCCCacagtctcctctctcctcggGGACGCTGCCCCCTGTCTGGGGCAGCTTCACACTTCTGTGCCAGAGGATGCGGAGACACTGGATAGGCTCAGACAAACACTGCAGGTGGACTGGAAGTTACTGCAGACTACAG GGCCACAGACCGGAGGAGGTGAGGAGCGCTGA
- the aplnr2 gene encoding apelin receptor 2 — translation MEEQTSDADFLTSPSPSPSTLFHCDYSDWSPSFSIIPSVYLLAFLVGCLGNSLVLWAYLDRGEGRGMMTGDQTRIAKLCCAGVFRTSQRNVNNAGRFVKKKENCRYSSSRSSSNSSSYPPSIPRPSRSLTDSLIASLALADLCFLVTLPLWAIYTAMGYHWPFGQPLCQISSFLTALNMYASVFSLSMLSVERYWVLIGRRHSSQHAPKSCPSRALWILGGVWALAGVLALPGLLLRSVREVEVEPEDDWELEPAHPTEAASVLLSCQMDYSMLIGAGLEGTDRERAEMWWAAALSLKSTLIGFLLPLVILLVCYCSLAQLLSRHFGRGPRPDRRRQRRLLRVIVTLVMAFFLCWLPLHVNKTVSMLLEFGFVPYSCSLDQLLLAAQPYVTCLAYLNSCLNPVLYAACDPSFRKRCRGALLVCCRRGGEVKEGKKDEGGEAKEERSSAFPTRTQEETADRTEEERVG, via the coding sequence ATGGAAGAACAGACATCAGATGCAGACTtcctcacctccccctccccttctccctctaCCCTCTTCCACTGCGACTACAGCGACTGGTCCCCCTCATTCTCCATCATCCCCTCCGTCTACCTGCTGGCCTTCCTGGTCGGTTGCCTCGGTAACAGCCTGGTGCTGTGGGCCTACCTGGAccgaggggaggggaggggaatgATGACCGGAGACCAGACTCGGATTGCAAAGCTCTGTTGTGCTGGCGTTTTCAGAACCAGCCAGCGGAACGTTAACAACGCTGGGAGATTtgtgaagaagaaggaaaactGCAGATATTCCTCATCTCgctcctcctccaactcctcatcttatcctccctccatcccccgTCCCTCACGCTCACTGACAGACTCTCTGATAGCCAGCTTGGCGTTGGCTGACCTCTGCTTCCTCGTCACTCTCCCCCTGTGGGCCATCTACACAGCCATGGGCTACCACTGGCCTTTTGGGCAGCCCCTCTGCCAGATCAGCAGCTTCCTCACCGCTCTCAACATGTACGCCAGCGTGTTCAGCCTGAGCATGCTCAGCGTGGAGCGGTACTGGGTTCTGATAGGACGCCGGCACTCCAGCCAACATGCCCCTAAGAGCTGCCCCAGCAGGGCTTTGTGGATCCTGGGAGGGGTGTGGGCGCTGGCAGGGGTGCTGGCACTTCCTGGTCTGCTGCTGCGCTCTgtcagggaggtggaggtggagccaGAGGACGACTGGGAGCTGGAGCCAGCTCATCCCACTGAAGCTGCATCAGTGCTCCTCTCCTGTCAGATGGATTACTCCATGCTGATTGGAGCAGGGCTGGAGGGGACAGATCGAGAGAGGGCAGAGATGTGGTGGGCGGCCGCCTTGAGCCTTAAATCAACCCTAATTGGCTTCCTGCTCCCTCTTGTCATCTTGCTGGTCTGCTACTGCTCACTGGCCCAGCTCCTCAGCAGACACTTTGGACGGGGCCCTCGTCCTGACCGCAGGCGCCAGCGGAGACTCCTCAGGGTCATCGTCACATTAGTGATGGCCTTCTTCCTGTGCTGGCTGCCTCTGCATGTTAATAAGACTGTTTCCATGCTGCTGGAGTTTGGCTTTGTCCCATACTCCTGCTCTTTAGATCAGCTGTTACTGGCCGCTCAGCCTTACGTCACCTGTTTAGCTTACCTCAACTCCTGCCTCAACCCTGTGCTGTACGCTGCCTGCGACCCCTCATTCAGGAAGCGATGCAGAGGAGCTCTTCTCGtgtgctgcaggagaggaggagaagtaaaggaggggaagaaggaTGAAGGAGGGGAAGcgaaagaggagaggagctcaGCTTTTCCCACGAGAACACAAGAGGAAACGgcagacaggacagaggaggagagggtgggaTGA
- the LOC119024628 gene encoding endonuclease domain-containing 1 protein-like isoform X1, producing the protein MMFLDRTARTLTCLLLIVMAGAEVQETLSPDCKQFLYMGTLPRGLEEKPFKKICQFYMGSPRFVTLYDTFNHIPVYSAYTFKRSDGSKKVDVPWMYEPQLSTASGSREMETFPSEYVHKSFEDAQAVLDDYSDSVIFERGQLNPDEHQADPNDKASTYTLTNVVPQVREFNIGPWKNHEHTIRRRLNNYCRGTAYVITGVTNSGLQIRRHNINRLGIPTYLWSAYCCIDYDHNAPFSERSKFPAFAANGLNDRENNKVQEMTVPQLEDFLKKVTYVGSSFQLFYENCVPANSANSALHLP; encoded by the exons ATGATGTTTCTCGACAGAACAGCTCGAACGCTCACCTGTCTTCTCCTCATCGTGATGGCAGGAGCAGAGGTGCAGGAGACCCTCTCACCTGACTGCAAACAGTTCCTGTACATGGGCACGCTGCCTCGAGGGCTGGAGGAGAAGCCTTTTAAGAAGATCTGCCAGTTCTACATGGGCTCCCCCCGGTTTGTCACCCTGTATGACACCTTCAACCACATCCCTGTTTATTCTGCGTACACGTTCAAGCGTTCGGATGGTTCCAAGAAGGTCGATGTTCCTTGGATGTATGAGCCACAG CTTTCCACAGCATCCGGCTCCAGAGAGATGGAGACGTTTCCTTCAGAGTACGTCCATAAGAGTTTTGAGGATGCTCAGGCCGTGCTCGACGACTACTCTGACAGTGTCATCTTTGAACGCGGTCAGCTGAATCCAGACGAGCACCAGGCCGACCCCAACGACAAAGCGTCCACCTACACTCTGACAAACGTGGTCCCTCAAGTCCGAGAGTTCAACATCGGCCCCTGGAAAAACCACGAGCACACCATCCGCAGGCGCCTCAACAACTACTGCCGCGGCACCGCCTATGTGATCACAGGGGTCACCAACTCGGGGCTCCAAATCCGCCGCCACAACATCAACCGCCTGGGAATCCCCACCTACCTCTGGTCAGCCTACTGCTGCATTGATTATGACCACAATGCACCATTCTCAGAGCGCTCAAAGTTTCCTGCCTTTGCAGCTAATGGGCTCAATGACAGGGAAAACAACAAGGTTCAAGAGATGACGGTGCCACAGCTGGAGGACTTCCTGAAGAAGGTGACATATGTTGGCAGCTCTTTCCAGCTCTTCTATGAAAACTGTGTGCCTGCTAATAGTGCGAATAGTGCCTTGCATCTGCCTTGA
- the LOC119024628 gene encoding endonuclease domain-containing 1 protein-like isoform X2, which produces MGTLPRGLEEKPFKKICQFYMGSPRFVTLYDTFNHIPVYSAYTFKRSDGSKKVDVPWMYEPQLSTASGSREMETFPSEYVHKSFEDAQAVLDDYSDSVIFERGQLNPDEHQADPNDKASTYTLTNVVPQVREFNIGPWKNHEHTIRRRLNNYCRGTAYVITGVTNSGLQIRRHNINRLGIPTYLWSAYCCIDYDHNAPFSERSKFPAFAANGLNDRENNKVQEMTVPQLEDFLKKVTYVGSSFQLFYENCVPANSANSALHLP; this is translated from the exons ATGGGCACGCTGCCTCGAGGGCTGGAGGAGAAGCCTTTTAAGAAGATCTGCCAGTTCTACATGGGCTCCCCCCGGTTTGTCACCCTGTATGACACCTTCAACCACATCCCTGTTTATTCTGCGTACACGTTCAAGCGTTCGGATGGTTCCAAGAAGGTCGATGTTCCTTGGATGTATGAGCCACAG CTTTCCACAGCATCCGGCTCCAGAGAGATGGAGACGTTTCCTTCAGAGTACGTCCATAAGAGTTTTGAGGATGCTCAGGCCGTGCTCGACGACTACTCTGACAGTGTCATCTTTGAACGCGGTCAGCTGAATCCAGACGAGCACCAGGCCGACCCCAACGACAAAGCGTCCACCTACACTCTGACAAACGTGGTCCCTCAAGTCCGAGAGTTCAACATCGGCCCCTGGAAAAACCACGAGCACACCATCCGCAGGCGCCTCAACAACTACTGCCGCGGCACCGCCTATGTGATCACAGGGGTCACCAACTCGGGGCTCCAAATCCGCCGCCACAACATCAACCGCCTGGGAATCCCCACCTACCTCTGGTCAGCCTACTGCTGCATTGATTATGACCACAATGCACCATTCTCAGAGCGCTCAAAGTTTCCTGCCTTTGCAGCTAATGGGCTCAATGACAGGGAAAACAACAAGGTTCAAGAGATGACGGTGCCACAGCTGGAGGACTTCCTGAAGAAGGTGACATATGTTGGCAGCTCTTTCCAGCTCTTCTATGAAAACTGTGTGCCTGCTAATAGTGCGAATAGTGCCTTGCATCTGCCTTGA